A stretch of Mya arenaria isolate MELC-2E11 chromosome 14, ASM2691426v1 DNA encodes these proteins:
- the LOC128218504 gene encoding uncharacterized protein LOC128218504 — translation MADVCIRMCDSMHHIPLRILCVIIALLQGSVLNYYLVKHKNVSWYAWIVADIAILLLFVTAFIISYKHLKLASKSSQPKAPIQTGSLPLAYIVWLVYSVILAARVAIIFRDFAWQLDEEDFFGPNTLKINISMAAFVFLLLLLSHHDAGIDSERKHAILEITGTVVFDILDSIDVLDIMFEKSAVDNFPAHLDTAILIIACVNLVLPTLPLMTLSKAHFGHRFIPREITILHKIMIVFFVNLPLLAIRLVLWHLLSLDISIFPVKNLIVIFLVFHYLYEKRREDLKRQEADNTDGVEENCEIEGPSMEGFRLSCK, via the coding sequence ATGGCAGACGTGTGTATTCGGATGTGTGACTCTATGCACCACATTCCCCTGCGGATCCTGTGTGTCATCATCGCTCTTCTGCAAGGCAGCGTCCTCAACTACTACCTTGTGAAGCACAAGAATGTCTCCTGGTATGCCTGGATAGTTGCTGACATCGCAATTCTCCTCTTGTTTGTGACAGCATTTATTATTTCCTATAAACACTTAAAGTTAGCAAGCAAATCATCACAACCTAAAGCCCCTATACAAACAGGCTCCTTGCCTCTAGCTTATATTGTCTGGTTAGTTTACAGTGTTATTCTTGCAGCAAGAGTTGCCATCATTTTTAGAGATTTTGCCTGGCAATTAGATGAAGAGGACTTCTTTGGTCCGAATACATTAAAAATCAACATCTCAATGGCTGCGTTTGTGTTCCTACTATTGCTATTAAGCCATCATGATGCAGGAATTGACTCGGAAAGAAAACATGCAATACTTGAGATTACAGGAACTGTGGTCTTTGACATTCTAGACTCAATTGATGTTCTTGACATCATGTTCGAGAAATCAGCAGTAGACAACTTTCCAGCCCACTTGGACACAGCAATACTGATCATCGCTTGCGTTAACCTAGTCCTACCGACCCTGCCTTTAATGACACTCAGCAAGGCCCATTTTGGCCACAGATTTATTCCACGTGAGATTACTATCCTGCACAAAATAATGATAGTGTTTTTCGTGAATCTCCCTCTACTGGCTATCCGACTGGTGCTCTGGCACTTGTTAAGTTTGGACATCTCCATATTTCCTGTGAAGAACCTTATCGTTATATTTCTTGTATTCCATTACCTGTACGAGAAGCGTAGAGAGGATCTTAAACGACAGGAGGCAGACAACACTGATGGAGTGGAAGAAAACTGTGAGATAGAAGGTCCATCAATGGAAGGGTTTAGGTTAAGCTGCAAGTGA
- the LOC128215852 gene encoding forkhead box protein E1-like, whose amino-acid sequence MNSELHDARGTYGAEVAPAVGGGHTNDPCDHGSTSISSTGSNEDMFDSSTSSEDQQRHVPDDVNNNENVNHDEGARRSRKRKRPVASGKPPYSYIALISMAIANSPDRKCSLNDIYKFITDRFPYYADHGNQKGWRGSIRHNLALNDCFVKLGRRPGAKGHDWGIHPDYEDMFDHGSFLRRRYRFKNGVKRERGTRTIPDTLANPQFGFGSALDNSHPMFGGSCDYMQSSLQRTGDHQPSSQRPLATLTDNANAYAAWPYQFMTGYIHPNHTHVLPGRNEEPLSPISAHEMSFANSDCASSPEAMNQTCAPTYFRSISPVSTTGPVQQSGHMMPLSTERPEQPVEQYVPPPPPYPLYMWPNYGGLGSSNSPPDVKPGSLYQTQQYYGQGMWGSVM is encoded by the exons ATGAATAGTGAGTTACATGATGCACGTGGGACGTACGGAGCGGAAGTCGCACCGGCAGTGGGTGGCGGACATACGAATGACCCCTGTGACCATGGCTCTACCAGCATATCATCTACCGGCTCCAATGAGGACATGTTTG ACAGTTCCACCAGCTCCGAGGACCAGCAACGTCACGTACCAGATGACGTCAACAATAACGAGAATGTGAACCATGACGAGGGCGCACGGAGGTCCCGGAAGCGGAAACGTCCTGTTGCGAGTGGCAAACCCCCGTACAGCTACATCGCCCTCATCAGCATGGCTATCGCCAACTCCCCCGACAGGAAGTGCTCCCTCAACGACATATACAAGTTCATTACTG ATCGGTTTCCGTACTACGCTGATCACGGGAACCAGAAGGGTTGGCGAGGCTCCATCCGGCACAATTTAGCGCTGAACGACTGCTTCGTAAAGCTTGGGCGGCGGCCGGGTGCCAAGGGCCACGATTGGGGTATACATCCGGACTACGAGGACATGTTTGACCATGGCAGCTTCCTCCGCCGCAGATACAG GTTCAAGAATGGCGTGAAGCGAGAACGGGGTACACGGACGATTCCAGACACCCTTGCAAACCCGCAGTTTGGTTTCGGTAGCGCTCTCGATAACAGCCACCCTATGTTCGGTGGCAGCTGCGACTACATGCAGTCGTCTCTACAAAGGACCGGTGACCACCAACCGTCGTCTCAGCGCCCATTGGCAACCCTTACCGACAACGCAAACGCATACGCAGCCTGGCCATACCAGTTTATGACGGGTTACATCCACCCCAATCACACACACGTCCTTCCGGGCAGGAACGAGGAACCATTGTCTCCGATATCAGCACATGAAATGTCCTTCGCTAACAGTGATTGCGCTAGTTCACCGGAAGCGATGAACCAGACGTGCGCCCCGACCTACTTCCGCAGCATATCGCCCGTCTCAACCACTGGTCCCGTGCAACAGTCCGGTCACATGATGCCCCTGTCAACAGAGCGCCCGGAACAGCCAGTGGAACAGTATGTGCCGCCCCCTCCCCCCTACCCCCTCTACATGTGGCCGAATTACGGTGGGCTCGGCTCCAGCAACTCCCCACCGGATGTGAAGCCTGGGTCGCTCTACCAGACACAGCAGTACTATGGGCAGGGCATGTGGGGCAGTGTCATGTGA